The Methylacidimicrobium sp. B4 genome contains a region encoding:
- a CDS encoding alkene reductase, with translation MSSLSHLFSPLTVGAVPTPNRIWMAPLTRSRAGQPGDVPTELNARYYAQRASAGLIVSEATQISREGQGYAWTPGIYTDAQEAGWRRVVEAVHHAGGRMALQLWHVGRVSHPLLQEGHQPPVGPSPIRAEKTECFVVLADGTPAQVPVETPRELSQPEIRRIVGEYAAAALRARRAGFDLVEIHGANGYLLNQFLDLRANQRRDEYGGSLPNRARFLLEVVDAAAEAIGRERIGVRLSPNGVFSDMSVEGSWETSLYVAAELDRRKIAYLHIAEPDWAGGSPLTDEERGALRRAFSAVLTFCGNYTAARAEAAIAAGIADAIAFGKLFLANPDLPERFRRGAPLHAPDPATFYGGGEKGYTDYPTLDAFGRSQT, from the coding sequence ATGTCTTCTCTATCTCATCTTTTCTCCCCATTGACCGTGGGAGCGGTGCCAACGCCCAACCGGATCTGGATGGCTCCCCTGACGCGATCGCGGGCGGGGCAGCCCGGAGACGTCCCCACCGAGCTCAATGCCCGGTATTACGCGCAGCGGGCTTCCGCGGGCCTCATCGTCAGCGAGGCCACCCAGATCAGCCGGGAAGGGCAGGGATATGCCTGGACCCCGGGGATCTACACCGACGCGCAGGAAGCGGGCTGGCGCCGGGTCGTCGAGGCGGTCCACCACGCCGGGGGACGGATGGCGCTGCAGCTCTGGCACGTGGGCCGGGTCTCCCATCCTCTCCTCCAGGAAGGCCACCAGCCACCCGTAGGCCCTTCCCCGATTCGCGCCGAGAAGACCGAATGCTTCGTCGTCCTCGCCGATGGCACCCCGGCCCAGGTGCCAGTGGAGACACCGCGGGAGCTTTCGCAGCCGGAAATCCGGAGAATCGTCGGAGAATATGCCGCTGCGGCCCTCCGGGCACGCCGCGCGGGCTTCGACCTGGTCGAGATCCATGGAGCCAATGGTTACCTCCTCAACCAGTTTTTGGACCTTCGGGCCAACCAGCGCCGCGACGAATATGGGGGCTCGCTCCCGAACCGGGCGCGATTCCTGCTCGAAGTCGTCGATGCGGCCGCCGAAGCGATCGGTCGCGAGCGGATCGGGGTCCGGCTTTCCCCCAATGGGGTCTTCTCGGATATGAGCGTCGAAGGGAGCTGGGAGACCTCGCTCTACGTCGCAGCCGAGCTCGACAGGCGAAAGATCGCCTATCTCCATATCGCGGAGCCCGACTGGGCGGGCGGTTCGCCGCTCACCGACGAGGAGAGGGGTGCGCTGCGCAGGGCCTTTTCTGCGGTTTTGACCTTCTGCGGAAATTATACCGCCGCCCGTGCCGAGGCGGCGATCGCTGCGGGGATCGCAGATGCGATCGCCTTCGGCAAGCTCTTCCTGGCCAATCCCGACCTGCCGGAGCGATTCCGCCGGGGAGCTCCGCTCCATGCGCCCGATCCCGCGACCTTCTATGGCGGCGGGGAAAAAGGCTACACCGACTACCCGACGCTCGATGCCTTCGGGCGGAGCCAGACATGA